The following are encoded together in the Cicer arietinum cultivar CDC Frontier isolate Library 1 chromosome 2, Cicar.CDCFrontier_v2.0, whole genome shotgun sequence genome:
- the LOC101514730 gene encoding U-box domain-containing protein 45 has protein sequence MVKEIVENLWNGDSEAQIQAAMKLSRLCNKQKHNLAESGVMVPLVSMLHSENCETIEAALYALLSLSFGSERNKIQIVRYGALPILLNLLHCESQTMVQLSIAAMLTLSSCKSNKVAIASSGAIQFLVEFINSSSSSSTHTESQLDVIATLHNLTTCQEIIPLVVSSGVILSLLELTHNSVKLSPLVEKAVGLLENIVSSSEGGLCEVANTSGAIRIMVETIEDGSSLGKEHAVGILLLICRSCREKYRVLILTEGVMPGLLQLSVDGTRRAKSMARELLLLLRDCSSYSSRQKQINRELVEQIMEEIDAGEKLADTTLRLVEEMIAKLNT, from the exons ATGGTGAAAGAGATTGTGGAAAACCTCTGGAATGGTGATAGTGAAGCTCAAATTCAAGCAGCAATGAAACTTAGTAGATTGTGCAATAAGCAAAAGCACAATTTAGCAGAAAGTGGAGTTATGGTTCCTCTGGTTTCCATGCTTCATTCTGAAAACTGTGAAACCATAGAAGCTGCTCTTTATGCTCTTCTTAGCCTCTCCTTTGGCAGTGAAAG AAACAAGATTCAAATCGTCAGGTATGGAGCATTGCCAATTTTGCTGAATCTCCTCCATTGTGAAAGCCAGACAATGGTACAATTGTCCATAGCAGCCATGTTAACACTTTCTTCTTGCAAATCAAATAAGGTAGCAATAGCTTCCTCTGGTGCCATTCAATTTTTGGTTGAATTTATcaatagtagtagtagtagcaGCACTCACACTGAATCTCAACTAGATGTTATAGCTACTCTCCATAACCTCACAACCTGCCAAGAGATTATTCCATTGGTTGTATCTTCAGGTGTTATACTCTCATTACTTGAACTTACCCACAACTCAGTAAAATTATCTCCATTGGTTGAAAAAGCAGTAGGGTTGCTAGAAAATATTGTTTCTTCATCAGAGGGTGGACTTTGTGAGGTTGCTAATACTAGCGGAGCGATTCGGATAATGGTTGAGACTATTGAAGATGGATCTTCACTAGGCAAAGAGCATGCAGTTGGTATACTTCTCCTTATATGTCGAAGTTGTAGAGAAAAATATAGAGTACTGATTTTGACAGAGGGAGTGATGCCAGGATTGCTTCAGTTAAGTGTCGATGGAACGCGGAGAGCCAAATCCATGGCTAGAGAATTGTTGTTGCTTCTAAGAGACTGCTCTAGTTATAGCTCGAGACAGAAACAAATTAACCGTGAGCTTGTAGAACAGATAATGGAAGAAATTGATGCAGGAGAGAAATTGGCTGATACCACTTTGAGATTGGTAGAGGAAATGATTGCAAAGCTCAATACATAA